A DNA window from Macadamia integrifolia cultivar HAES 741 chromosome 4, SCU_Mint_v3, whole genome shotgun sequence contains the following coding sequences:
- the LOC122076129 gene encoding pseudo histidine-containing phosphotransfer protein 6, with amino-acid sequence MLGFGADRLRADMNRLLSLLFHQGVLDEQFLQLQQLQDETSPNFVSEVVNIFFHESEKLLRNLRGMLSDREFSDYQKMGIHLNQFMGSSSSIGAKRVRNVCVAFRSASEQNNRAGCLRALELLEHEYCYLKNRLHELFQIEQQRVMAAGVWYPIQQD; translated from the exons ATGCTTGGGTTCGGCGCGGATCGCTTGCGAGCCGACATGAATCGTTTACTTTCCTTATTATTCCACCAGGGAGTACTGGATGAGCAATTCTTGCAGCTCCAGCAGCTCCAAGATGAGACCTCTCCGAATTTCGTCTCTGAGGTCGTCAACATCTTCTTCCATGAGTCTGAGAAGCTCTTAAGGAATCTCAGGGGAATGCT GTCGGATAGGGAGTTCTCAGACTATCAGAAGATGGGAATACATCTTAACCAGTTCATGGGTAGTAGTTCCAGCATTGGAGCCAAGAGGGTCAGAAATGTATGTGTTGCCTTTCGTTCTGCTTCAGAGCAAAACAACAGAGCTGG ATGCTTGCGAGCTTTAGAGTTGTTGGAGCATGAATACTGCTATCTCAAGAATAGATTACACGAACTGTTCCAA ATAGAACAGCAACGCGTGATGGCAGCTGGAGTTTGGTATCCAATACAACAGGACTGA